TATACTCAAAGGGCATTCCAAGTACCCAGGATCCCGGGTGCTAGTCCACTATACTCGTTCCACTCATGCACTTCGCTCCACTCCGGTCTGATCGTAAATAATTTGACATTTTGCGTTAGAAGCGCAATAAAACCAAGCGCTACTGCAACACACACGGGGCGTACATCGTCTTGCCGTGCCGAGATCGGTTGACATCGAGAACTCGAGCGCCAACCTCCAGCACGTCACGTGCGCGGGGTACATGAAAGCACGCACGCCAGGCCTCGAAGCCAAGCAAGCCCAGCGGCACCGAGCGAATGCATTGCCTATGATTGATCTGATTTTCGTGTTGCCTTCACGACGGTCTCAAACACGGTCACTCTAACCGGTCTCTTAGGTCGGTCCCCGGGAAGTGCAATCGGGTGTGCGGTAATTGCGTAATATCGGAAACCAACGCTGGCCTCGTACCACCGTCACATACAAAAACCGGTTCCGAACGACACCACAGACTCCGCTCCGGAGGCGGTGGATGCTGAATGAACTTTCAAATTCGGTCAGCTGGccacttttttttatgttgccttCACACCCCGGTACCGAATGCTTTCAGCTCGTTCATCTCTTTTGCCGCCTGAATGTAGTCTATTAAGCGGTCCCATAGACACCAACAGCACCCAATAGGCCGTCGTCGTTCGGCTGCCGTGCATTATCACACGCCCTGCCTCGTTTCCCCGTTCTTTCACCCCCTAACTCACGTGCTCTTGCTCTATCCAACCCAAAAACAGATAACGACGGCGACAAGATGCTAAAGTTCGCTGCCATTGCCACCGTTGCGgtgctgtgctgtgccgtACAGTGCGTCAAAGTGGACTACTACGGTTCGCTGTACAATCCCAAGGACGAGCTGCATGCGCCGTACCACGAGAAGGAGGACAAGCAGGACTTTAGCAAAATTCCTGGCGTGCCCGGCGTGGACTACCCGATCTACCACGAAGTTCCCCACACCAGCTTCCACTGTGGCAACGTGCCGGCCATCCCCGGCATGTACGCGAACGTCGAAACCGGCTGCCAGGCCTACCACACCTGTCACGATGGGCGCGAGGGCCACCAGGGTGCGTCCTTCCTCTGCACCAACGGCACGCTGTTCAATCAGAAGGAATTCGCCTGCGACTGGTGGTACAATGTCAAGTGCGAGGAAGCACCGAGCTACTACCATCTGAATGCGGACCCCGAACATAACCCCTTCACGCCGAAGCGCAAACCCGAGGATGAGCACCAGCATGGCAAATTCCTCATCCACGTCTAGAAGCGGCAGCGGGTTCTCTCCCCTCGTTCCCGTTGAGATTTACATGCTCCATCTATCCCCATTTCCACTGTTActgttgtaaatattttttcggAAATATATGAAACCATTTTGTTATCCTTTTTCATCACAAATCACTTCCGCCTACGGTGTACTTGGTAGTAAAAGACTGTTTAATAGTCTTTTAAATAGCAAATGTCTGCCTGCGAACCAGCGCGGTACAGGAATTCAAATTGTTTAAAGCGTTTCATTTCGCTGGGGCAACTTCACCGTTGGACCGACACTCACCGGACTTCAATCGAAATCAGGCCGACGGC
This region of Anopheles marshallii chromosome 2, idAnoMarsDA_429_01, whole genome shotgun sequence genomic DNA includes:
- the LOC128706894 gene encoding uncharacterized protein LOC128706894 → MLKFAAIATVAVLCCAVQCVKVDYYGSLYNPKDELHAPYHEKEDKQDFSKIPGVPGVDYPIYHEVPHTSFHCGNVPAIPGMYANVETGCQAYHTCHDGREGHQGASFLCTNGTLFNQKEFACDWWYNVKCEEAPSYYHLNADPEHNPFTPKRKPEDEHQHGKFLIHV